The genomic region aattttgtttcatttgatattCCTTATCTTAATCTAATCAGGAATCTAACTACACAAATGCAGATGACCTGAGCCACATCCAGATGCTGGAGgaaaaaatttataaattgaaAGAAGACAAGAGGGTCCTGAGGACGGAAAACAAGAACTTAAGAAGAACAATTAGGTTGATGGACAGTGagtaaaatcattttttttctaatggaTTATACCCATACGCTAAAAAGACATGCTGGAGGGGTCTGTTTTTAATAATTTCCACAAAATGTTATCACCTGTTCACTCTTCTTTTAAATTCTTATAAGCAGAGAGATACTAGCTGTGGATGCAATGCCTTTGCACAATTTAATCTCATGGGCTCAACAGGGGGGTGGAAATTACTaatatttccccccccccatccctcgcACTGCCTTTGCCATCTTTCCTATTTCTTTGTCACACCTTGTCTCCCACTTAATTCTCTCTTTGTACTTTCAGTTTCTTTACCCTCTCTTGTGTATTAGTTCTTTTGTTGTCCTTACACCGTTTATCTTTTAACTCTCCTCTCCCCCTGACTCCTCCCTTTGTTCACTAGTTCTtttacttctttctttgtgttcagtTCCACTTATTTTTATACAACTATCATAATGACCGGTAAACCCCCTACCAGTGTTACAGCAGAAATACTAACTGCTTGTGATACCTATAAGGTCCCTTTGCAAAATTAAGTCAAGCACCGCACAtgatttatctatatatatatatataaatagttttatGTGATTGGCTGATTAACATGACATGCTTTACTCTATCTATCCAGGTCTTCCAGAGCTGTTAGAGTCTGTGGAGAAGTTTAGAAAAGAAACGCCGATCCCCAGAAGCATCGAAGAAGAAGCTCCTATCTGTACACCTGTCAAGGTAAGCTTATGATTATCATGAACAGAAGAAGGAATTTATTTGCAGTGAGCTAAGGAATATGTTAAATGTCTGGTGAGAGTAAAATCTTGTAGCTGACAGAAATTCAAAGCAGTACAGCTGGAACTTTCTCAAGATGTGACTAATATTTTCTGTTGATCTCACCttctttacatttttattatacCAAGCAgctgtttctctttttttccagAATTTCATTTTAAGGATTTCTCTTTTGTATTGTAAAGGTAATGGATAATATTTACCTGTAATTTGTTAATGCTGTGATTTATGCATGTAGTAAAGCAAACTTTTACCTCAATGTGTGTATATTATTTGTGCATTTACAGTTAAAAGACGATCTGCCTTCAGGCGTAGAAAAGGTTAACAAGATTTTGGCTCGATGTAACGTGATGGAGCCGGCAAAAATGGTCAACGACATCCTAATAGGAACATTCTCAGAGGACTATCTCTCTTCGCATTCCATCACAGGGACAAATGGCACCACAAAGGAACCGATGGACCCTGTCATATTGAACAAAATCATTTGTGAGTATGCACTCAATGCGTTAGTTTTTTTCTCTTACAATGAGATCATTGGTCCACAAACATTGATACACTAATATTGGCAGGTGAACCATATTAAATTTTGTGCTCAtgaattgcaataacttggcaacCACAGGTCAGAATTTCAAACTTGCTATTGTGAAATTTGGTGTTATTGTCAACAAGGGAAAGATTGATTATGactattaatgaggtcaaaatttaaaatcttcaaattgtagtAACTTAATTGGCAGCCATAAGTTGGAATTTCTTCGAAGATTGTACGATGATATTGGTAGGAATCCTGTACATGCTGATGTGTATTGCAATTGATATGCATAATTATTAttgtggcgggggggggggggtggggtggataaTGGGACGGTTGGTCATTATCGTACTCAGTAATTTGGTGGTTCATAAATTAATGCTAATAATTCTTGTCAGTTGGTTGCCTATAATGAGTAGGTagaccctattgtttttggtgcccataatacaaatattactcaaattttaacttttaaattgCAATAGCTTGGCAACCCTTAGTTggaatttcttcaaactttgtaTGGTGATATTGATAGATAGCCTACACATGCTGATTGCAATTGATATCGTGCTTAATTATGAGGGGGgaggcttgggggggggggcttagcgTAACTAACAGAAGATTGTATGCACCATAGCTTGAtagctcatctcatgaatattaatgaggtcagaGGGTCAAACGTCAATATCTTCAAAGTACAATAACAAAAGGTTTTCCTTATTTACAGCTGTTGTCATACAAAAATTCCCAGAGAAAACGCCAACAGAAGTCAAGGCCTACATAAGACAGAAGATGGCTAATGCAGTAAAAGCACAGAAAAGGAAGGCGGCAGTGGAGCAGTgacattttgttatatttgatgTTATTATGATAATTTCAGTGGTTTGTATATATTAAAGATGTTAGAAATAAATTGACTGAACTGAGAACTTTTTGTATTCTTCTATTTAGCTTAtgtgtaaatttagggtaaCACTGAGATAACACTATGGCTAATAGTCTGATAAATTGCAGTAAAACCATACATAAAGAAGGGTATATCtatggtaaaagtatggtaaaattATGGTTAAACCATGGTATATTGTGGTAAAACTATGGTTAAAGTGTGGTAAATTGAGGAAAAGCTTGGTAAATGACGATATATTGTGGTAAATCTATAGGAAAAGCATGATAAATTAGGGTAAAACCATGGTACATATTGTGGTTAAACTAGGGTAAAAGAAGGGAATATTTGTGGTAAAAGCATGATATATAGTGGTAAAATTACGGTAACAGTGTGGTAAATTAAGGGAAAAGCGTGGCAAATGACGATATATTGTTGTAAATCTATGGTAAAATTAGTGTAAAACCAAGGTGAATATTGTGGTAAAACTagggtaaaattgtggtaaaagtagggtatatttggggtaaaagtagggtaaatgCTCGGTAAATATTGTGGTAAAACTAGGGTAAAAGTCTGGTAAAAGTATAGTATATTTGGGGTAAAAGCATGGTATATTGTGGTAAACTAGTGTAAATgcatggtaaaattgtggtaaattgtggtaaaagtagggtaaattTATGGTAAATGCATGGCAAATGTAGGGTATATTTGGGGTAAAAGTAGGGTACATTTGGGGTAAAAGCATGGTAAAATtaaggtaaaaccatggtaaattgTGGTAAACTAGTGTAAATGCATGGTAAAATTATGGTAAATTGTGGTAAAAGTAGGGTAtatttggggtaaaagcgtggtaaaagtagggtatatatggggtaaaagcgtggtaaaaccATGGTATATTGcggtaaatttagggtaaatGCATGGCAAAAGTAGGGTATATTTGGGGTAAAAGTAGGGTATATTTGGGGTAAAACCACGGTATATTGTGGTAAACTAGTGTAAATgcatggtaaaattgtggtaaaagtagggtatatttggggtaaaagcgtggtaaaagtagggtatatatggggtaaaagcgtggtaaaactatggtacattgcggtaaatttagggtaaatGCATGGTAAATGTCAggtaaatttggggtaaaaccgtggtaaatttgtggtaaaaCCGTGGTAAATTTGCGGTAATGTACTACGGTAAATGCATGGTAAAAGTAAGGTAAATTGTGGTAAAACCGTGGTAAATTTGCGGTAAAAGCATGGTAAATTTGCGGTAATGTACtacggtaaaccgcggtttaccgcatccatagggccaaaacaccgcggtaatgtacaacaaatttaccgcagttttaccgcGGTTTTACCGTAGTAAAAGTGTGGTAagttaccgcggtaaatttgtggtaaattTTTTGCTGGGTAGGCTAGAGGCTAGTTCACAATCCCAAAGAAGAGAATGCCCAGGGACACTGGGATATTAATTTAACAATAACAGTTTAGGAAAGACAAAATCCCCACACCCCTCCTGAATACTCAATATAGTTCCCTCTGAGACTAAGAGGATATTTTAGGCCAGTTGAGCACAACTGCCCGTACCTTAAGTCTcgaattttcaacatttcttctttgCTATGGCTTATGTAAAACCAATATCGTATGTACAATTTCAACTAAAGCACCACCCCTATCTCAAAATAGATAAGAGTAAAGTTCCTAAACAGATTCAAGAGCCCAGCAACTTAGACATTCCAGTCACAAATACTGCACTAAATTTAACTTCTAGCCCCACAGTATCACAAACAGGCCATTACAATGTTAGGCTTAGCACTATAGGCCTTCTGAAAGCAAACACCTCTTCAACAATACATTAAACAATCCTGGAGTTACACACAGGCCTAGTAGTAATTCTGAAAGTGAATTTGAAGAGCTTTCACCATTTTCTAGTAGCCAGTCAGATGTTGATGAAATGAGCCTCTCTGATCAGTTGGGGGAAACAGCAGTATCTAGtttgttaaacattttaaaaccatACCACATAGATTTGCCAAAGGATCCAAGATCACTTCTAAAGCCCATTAAAGACATTTCTTTTGAAAACATAGCAGGGACATAGCAAAACATAGCAAGTACTATCGCTTTGGCATTGCTAACtacattaaataaaaaatgcagTTATCACAGCCATGTAAAGAATCTATctcaattaaaattaacattgatGGTCTACCCCTGTTTCGCAGTTCAAATATGCAGTTCTGGCCAATTTTGGGGATCACTGATCAAATTTTGACAGTACACCATTTCCAATTGGAATATTTTCTGGAATGTCGAAACCATCTCCAGTTAATGAATTCTTAAAACCATTAATTGACGAGGTTACAAGTCTCGAAGAACATGGTATTGAGCATTGTGGGGCAAAATACCAATTTTCAATATCTGCTGTTATTTTTGATGCCCCAGCTCGTGCCTTAATAAAGCATGTAAAATGGCATTCCTCCTACAAAGGCTGTGATCGGTGCATACAAACTGGAACTTGGATGGGAAAAATGGTGTACAAAGAAAGTGCAGATAGTTTAAGAACTGACGAAAGTTTCCAACAAATGCTTGACGAAGATCACCACCTTGAACAATCTCCATTTTCATCTACTTCTATAGGATTAGTTTCCCAATTTCCATTAGATTATATGCATCTGGTGTGTTTGGGTGTTACTCGTAAACTGCTGGGTTTGTGGATGAAAGGTCCGCTCAAAACTAGAATGCCAACCAGAGTGATCAATGAAATTTCTGAGAAGATGATTTCACAAGGGAGTTTTCAAGAAAACCTAGATGACTCTGAGAAGTTGATAGATGGAAGGCTACGGAGTTCCGTCAATTCTTAGTCTACACTGGTCCATTAGTCCTTTCTAGCCAAATACCAGTGAACCTTTACCACAACTTCATGCAGCTTTCCGTTGCAGTTCAAATTCTGTTGTCACCAAGGCTTTGTAACCAATCATCATTGATTGATTATTTGGAAGAATTATTAAAACTGTTTGCTGCACATTTCtccaaattgtatggcaaggaaatGGTAGtgtacaatgtacattgtttgcTTCATCTTGCTGATGATGCACGTAAATATGGTCCACTAGATAATGTTTCTGCATttccatttgaaagttatttGGGCACATTGAAGAAAATGGTGAAAAAGCCATTACTGCGGCAAGTAGTTGGGC from Apostichopus japonicus isolate 1M-3 chromosome 2, ASM3797524v1, whole genome shotgun sequence harbors:
- the LOC139978265 gene encoding BEN domain-containing protein 6-like, translating into MLEEKIYKLKEDKRVLRTENKNLRRTIRLMDSLPELLESVEKFRKETPIPRSIEEEAPICTPVKLKDDLPSGVEKVNKILARCNVMEPAKMVNDILIGTFSEDYLSSHSITGTNGTTKEPMDPVILNKIISVVIQKFPEKTPTEVKAYIRQKMANAVKAQKRKAAVEQ